One Candidatus Poribacteria bacterium genomic window, AGGTCATCGCCCGTCACGAGCGGACGTGTCGCGCGGAAGGCGCGATGACGCTCCGCGAGCTCCGCGTGCGCTGCCTCATTGAACGCGACCCCGACGGCGAACAGGGCGGAATCGCTCAGCCTGCCTAGCAGATCGAACCAGGCGCTCGCAGGCGTGGGTTCCGCCAATGCGGCTGCGACGGGCTCGCGGGCGCGTCGCGCGAGTTCGGCGTCTTCCCGGACCGAGCGGTCGAGCATGAGCCAGCGACCGATCCGGTCCGACCGTTTTTCAGGCTGCCCAGCGAGCCAGGCGACGAGCGCGGCGTCCGACGGCGACTCCCCGCCGTACGCGCCCATCCTCTGCTCGACGACGCCAACCGGGACATCGGCGCAAGGCTCTGCCAGCAAGGGTAGAACGCCCATCTCGGCGAGACGCCCGAAACACGCGGCGAACCGGCTCTCGGCGAGCATTCGCGCCAGCTCATTGCGGACGCGCGCGCCGGTGAGCGTCGCCATCGCTCCTGACCCGACGACATCCCGTATCCATCCCTCGGTCCCCGGATCCACGCGGAACGCGAAGCGCTTCTCGAACCGGACGGCGCGAAAGACGCGCGTCGGATCGTCTCGGAAGCTTCCCGGATGGAGGGCGCGCACGGTTCCCGCCGTCAAGTCGTCCAGTCCGCCGACGAGGTCGATCACGCCGCCGAAGCTGTCCGGGGAGAGACGCATCGCCAGGGCGTTGATCGAGAAGTCGCGGCGACGCAGGTCCTCGTCAAGGGTTCCCGGCTCGACGACTGGCAGCGATCCCGGCGCGGGATAAGTCTCGCGCCGGGCCGTAGCGATATCGAGCTTCATGCCGCTCGACAGGCGGATGGACGCGGTTCCGAAGTCGGTGTGGGTCTGTTCCAGGGAGCCGCCGAGGGCGCGCGTCGCATCGCGGGCGAAGCGAACGCCGTCTCCGGCGACGGAGATGTCGAGGTCGAGGAGGGGTCGTCCGAGGAGGAGGTCGCGCAGGGGCCCTCCCACGAGGTAGGCATCGACGCCGCAGCGTCCCAGCAAGTGGATCGCCTCGAGCGCCTCTGGACTGAGGGCGCGTTCGAGCCGAGACGCGACGTTCACATCGGTTCCTAACCGCGCGGATGGAACTGGCGGTGCGCCTGCTTCAGGCGTTCCGGCTCGATCTTCGTGTAGACCTGGGTCGTCGTGATGTCGGCGTGTCCGAGGATCTCTTGCAGGGCGCGGAGGTCCATGCCGCGTTCGAGCAGGTGCGTTGCGAACGAATGCCGCATCGTGTGTGGAGAGACGTTCCGGCGGATGCCGACCTGCTGGACACGCTTCTTGATGAGCGTCCAGATGTGCTGGCGGCTCATCCGTTCTCCGGAGCGCGTCGGGAAGAGCCACTCGCTCTGATTCCCGTTCAGAAGACGCTCTCGACCTTCGCGCATCCACCGCCGCAGGGGCTCCAGCGCCCAATCGCCGATCGGGACCAGCCGCTGCTTGTTACCCTTGCCGATGCACTCGACATAGCCCACGTCCGCGTGAACGTCCTTGAGCCGGAGCCCCGTCAGTTCGGAGACGCGCATGCCCGTCGCGTAGAGGGTCTCCAAGATCGCGCGAAGTCGCTGCGTGTACATGTTGCCGCCGTCCGGGAAGGCGAGCAGCGCCCCGACCTCGTCTTTGGTGAGGACTTCGGGAAGGCGCGCCCAGGTCTTCATCGGCTCGACCTTGGTCGTCGGGTTCTCCGTCAGCAGTCCTTCGCCTTCGAGGAACCGGTAGAACGAGCGCAGGGCGTAGAGCCGCCGGCTCACCGTCTTGAGGCTGAGCCCGCGCCGCCGGAGCTGCTGGAGGTACTCCGAGACGTCGGGGTAGGTCGCGCTGACGTAGGAATCTCGTCCACGTTGGCGGAGGACTTCGGCGCACTCGCGCAGGTCGCGCCTGTAGGCGTCCATCGTGTGGGGCGACAGCCCTCGCTCGACGGATAGGTAGTCGAGGAACTGACCGATCTGGAGCTCGAACGGGTCCATTAGAACGTCTTTCCCGAATCCAAGAGCAGCGTTACGGGTCCGTCGTTGACGAGGGAGACCTCCATGTGCGCCTGGAACACGCCCGTCTCGACCGGCACGCCGCGTGCCCGCAGCGCCTCGACGAACGCCTCGTAGAGCCGGTTCGCGTCTTCCGGTCTGGCGGCGTCCGTGAAGCTGGGACGCCTGCCACGGCGGCAGTCGCCGAAGAGCGTGAACTGCGAGATGACCAGCGCGCTCCCTCCGACATCCAGCAGCGAGCGGTTCATACGGCTCTCGTCGTCCGGGAACACCCGAAGATGGGCGATCTTCTCCGCGAGATAGGCGATGTCCGCCTCGCCGTCGCCATCGGCGACGCCCAGCAGGACGACGAAGCCGAAGCCGATGGAGCTCTGCGTCTTGCCATCGACGACGACCGAAGCCTGAGAAACGCGCTGGATGACGGCTCGCATGGCGCGTCAGAAGAGCCCGCCGTCGACGGTCGGAGCCTGGGGCGCGATGGTCTCCGCGCGGGCTCCCACACGCGTCAGGGACAGGTAGACGCTCCCATGTAGGGAAGACGTGAGCTGAGCGACCGCCGTTGCGCCCAGGTAGTACTGGACGCCGACGCCCAGCACCTCTTTGGTCTTGGAGAAGGAGGACCCGGCGATGTCGCGGCGCGTCCGGTAGTCGGCGACGACGGACATCTGGTCGGGGATGATCGAGAACTCGCCTGCCGCGCCGTAGACGAGCTCGGTTCCCAGCTTCTGGGTCGCGACGATCCCCGCGGCGGCGTGCGCCCGCAGGTAGGGGCCGAACCGCTGGCTGGCGAGCAACGAGGCGGTTCCGCCGACGTCGAGGAACCCGCTGTCAGGCGTCGTGTCTTGGAACTCGCCGTGATCGTCCGCTGTGTACCCGAAGCGTCCGCCCACCTCTACCGCGACTGCCGGCAGACCGTCGCCGAGGTCCGGCTTGAGTTGGGAGCGCAGGTCGATGCCGAAGTCGAACACGGGCTGGTCGTAGACGCGCGTGTACCGCTGGATGTCGCTCCTGTAGTCGTCATCCGGCACGCCGTAGAAGTTGTCGATGCGCTTCTCGCTGGTACCGCTGCCGGTCGTGGCGGTCAGGTACAGGTCGGTGGCATCTCCGACGGCGAAACCCAGGCGCGCGGGCA contains:
- a CDS encoding D-tyrosyl-tRNA(Tyr) deacylase; this encodes MRAVIQRVSQASVVVDGKTQSSIGFGFVVLLGVADGDGEADIAYLAEKIAHLRVFPDDESRMNRSLLDVGGSALVISQFTLFGDCRRGRRPSFTDAARPEDANRLYEAFVEALRARGVPVETGVFQAHMEVSLVNDGPVTLLLDSGKTF
- a CDS encoding CCA tRNA nucleotidyltransferase; the protein is MNVASRLERALSPEALEAIHLLGRCGVDAYLVGGPLRDLLLGRPLLDLDISVAGDGVRFARDATRALGGSLEQTHTDFGTASIRLSSGMKLDIATARRETYPAPGSLPVVEPGTLDEDLRRRDFSINALAMRLSPDSFGGVIDLVGGLDDLTAGTVRALHPGSFRDDPTRVFRAVRFEKRFAFRVDPGTEGWIRDVVGSGAMATLTGARVRNELARMLAESRFAACFGRLAEMGVLPLLAEPCADVPVGVVEQRMGAYGGESPSDAALVAWLAGQPEKRSDRIGRWLMLDRSVREDAELARRAREPVAAALAEPTPASAWFDLLGRLSDSALFAVGVAFNEAAHAELAERHRAFRATRPLVTGDDLLAMGYVPGPAFSRVLDAAFRAQIDGELPDGDAARAFVRREMHWISRCLPSSRP
- the xerD gene encoding site-specific tyrosine recombinase XerD codes for the protein MDPFELQIGQFLDYLSVERGLSPHTMDAYRRDLRECAEVLRQRGRDSYVSATYPDVSEYLQQLRRRGLSLKTVSRRLYALRSFYRFLEGEGLLTENPTTKVEPMKTWARLPEVLTKDEVGALLAFPDGGNMYTQRLRAILETLYATGMRVSELTGLRLKDVHADVGYVECIGKGNKQRLVPIGDWALEPLRRWMREGRERLLNGNQSEWLFPTRSGERMSRQHIWTLIKKRVQQVGIRRNVSPHTMRHSFATHLLERGMDLRALQEILGHADITTTQVYTKIEPERLKQAHRQFHPRG